A section of the Glandiceps talaboti chromosome 8, keGlaTala1.1, whole genome shotgun sequence genome encodes:
- the LOC144438410 gene encoding thymosin beta-11-like, whose amino-acid sequence MSTSKSGQNKNNNVTMNNHMEELKYFEKTELRKVKTEVRNTLPSKETIEQEKESIQKWKEHRYYWS is encoded by the exons ATGAGTACCAGTAAAAGTGGACAgaataaaaacaacaatgtaACCATGAACAATCACATGGAGGAACTGAAATACTTTGAAAAGACAGAGTTACGAAAAGTAAAAACAGAGGTTCGCAATACACTGCCATCGAAGGAAA CAATTGAGCAAGAGAAGGAGTCAATTCAGAAATGGAAAGAGCATAGATACTACTGGTCTTGA